The proteins below are encoded in one region of Nitrospira sp.:
- a CDS encoding potassium transporter TrkA, which yields MPSSPVTSGSLHRLLLSVVALGVLLIGGTIGYVVIEGWTTFDALYMTVTTVTTVGYQEVYPLSDAGRAFTLVLIISGVGMLFYVLGNVARLVLEGELRDVFGQYRVDARVKRLEQHYIVCGYGRMGRRICKELRAKPVPFVVIDKDPAALAGVEGRDVLTIEGDATQDDVLTRAGIARAKGLVSVVRTDMENLYIVLTARGLNKHLHIVARAGEEGSEQKLLRAGANRVSSPYLIGGMQVAQALIRPAVVDFLDLAVQSEHLDLQMEEFLIDDARFDGRTPCDCGLAEDRGLILVAVSRAAGSMEFNPGPDVRLSRGDKLIVLGVPTSLKRVERVLRAPGHPVTAG from the coding sequence ATGCCGAGCTCGCCCGTCACATCTGGCTCCCTTCACCGACTCCTGCTCTCTGTTGTCGCCCTGGGAGTGCTGCTCATTGGCGGCACGATCGGTTATGTGGTGATCGAGGGATGGACGACGTTCGATGCTCTGTACATGACCGTCACGACGGTGACCACGGTCGGTTATCAAGAGGTGTATCCACTCTCGGACGCGGGACGTGCCTTTACGTTGGTGCTCATTATTTCGGGCGTGGGAATGTTGTTCTATGTGCTTGGTAACGTCGCCCGCCTGGTTCTGGAGGGAGAACTCCGTGATGTGTTCGGCCAATACCGTGTCGATGCAAGGGTGAAACGCTTGGAACAACACTACATTGTCTGCGGATATGGCCGCATGGGCAGGAGGATTTGCAAAGAGCTTCGCGCCAAGCCGGTCCCATTTGTCGTCATCGATAAAGACCCTGCCGCGCTTGCCGGCGTGGAAGGACGGGATGTCCTGACCATTGAGGGCGATGCGACGCAGGACGACGTCCTCACTCGGGCGGGCATTGCGCGCGCAAAAGGGTTGGTCTCCGTCGTACGCACCGACATGGAAAATCTGTACATCGTCCTCACGGCGCGAGGTCTCAACAAGCATCTTCACATCGTGGCACGAGCCGGAGAGGAGGGCTCCGAACAGAAGCTGCTTCGAGCAGGGGCGAACCGCGTGTCGTCACCCTATCTGATCGGCGGCATGCAAGTGGCCCAAGCTCTGATTCGGCCGGCCGTGGTCGACTTTCTCGACTTGGCCGTGCAGAGCGAGCATCTCGATCTTCAGATGGAGGAATTCCTCATCGATGACGCTCGGTTTGACGGGCGCACGCCCTGCGACTGCGGATTGGCAGAGGATCGGGGACTCATCCTGGTAGCCGTCTCGCGGGCAGCCGGCTCGATGGAATTCAACCCGGGGCCCGACGTCCGACTGTCGCGTGGGGACAAGCTGATTGTATTGGGAGTTCCGACTAGTTTGAAGCGCGTGGAACGTGTCCTCCGAGCGCCGGGGCATCCGGTGACGGCAGGTTAA
- a CDS encoding cytochrome c, with product MIRIASIIAACALVVISSGWLSAQERSAKPDRGQMIYERHCVRCHGPSGEGNGPDARTLIVPPANFHLWQQRMKTDQELFIAISDGVLFSPMHGWRGRLTDQEIEDVIAYLREIVPFLPVS from the coding sequence ATGATACGTATTGCTTCGATAATCGCCGCGTGCGCGTTGGTGGTGATCAGCAGTGGGTGGCTTTCCGCTCAAGAACGAAGCGCCAAGCCCGACCGGGGGCAGATGATCTATGAACGGCATTGTGTGCGTTGCCACGGTCCTTCCGGCGAGGGGAACGGCCCCGATGCTCGGACGCTGATCGTTCCGCCGGCAAATTTTCACCTGTGGCAACAGCGTATGAAAACGGATCAAGAGCTCTTTATCGCCATCTCGGACGGGGTGTTGTTCAGCCCCATGCACGGCTGGCGAGGGCGCCTGACCGACCAGGAAATCGAGGATGTCATCGCCTATCTGAGGGAGATCGTGCCGTTTTTGCCGGTCTCGTAG
- the mauG gene encoding cytochrome-c peroxidase, with protein sequence MKKNRGILIGCLAAGVVASAWMSFTELNAEPSAPPGMVMLDDMTVPDIGPLPTAVPIPATNLNYKTKIALGKQLYFDGRLSKNNAISCAFCHNPFTGFADPRQTSIGVDGGVGGRQAPTVYNTGYIPLQFWDGRAGSLEEQAIGPIANPVEMAETHENVVKKLGKIKGYQQQFRAVFGTEVNLQGIAEAIAAYERTVVSTNSAFDQYVLGDSKAMDESAIRGMALFKGKARCILCHNGPNFTDNQFHNLGVPQAGPMKEDLGRFDVTRQEQDKGAFKTPTLRSITETAPYMHDGVFKTLEEALDFLDQGGGKNPNLSPLIKRLGLAPAEKADLIAFLNALTGEPIKFQMPKLPQ encoded by the coding sequence ATGAAGAAGAACAGAGGAATCCTCATTGGGTGTCTTGCAGCCGGGGTGGTAGCCAGCGCATGGATGTCATTCACGGAACTCAACGCGGAACCGTCGGCACCGCCCGGGATGGTCATGCTGGACGACATGACTGTGCCTGACATCGGTCCGCTGCCGACGGCCGTACCGATTCCGGCGACGAATCTCAACTACAAGACCAAAATCGCACTGGGAAAGCAGCTCTATTTCGATGGCAGGCTCTCCAAGAATAACGCCATTTCCTGCGCGTTTTGCCACAACCCGTTCACCGGCTTCGCCGACCCCCGTCAAACCTCGATCGGCGTGGATGGGGGCGTGGGAGGCCGTCAGGCTCCGACTGTTTACAATACCGGGTACATCCCTCTGCAATTCTGGGATGGGCGGGCCGGTTCACTCGAGGAACAGGCCATCGGGCCGATCGCCAATCCCGTGGAAATGGCCGAAACGCATGAGAACGTGGTCAAGAAGCTCGGCAAGATCAAAGGCTACCAGCAGCAGTTTAGGGCCGTGTTCGGCACGGAGGTGAATCTCCAGGGTATTGCCGAAGCGATCGCGGCCTATGAGCGCACGGTTGTGTCGACGAATTCCGCATTCGATCAGTACGTGCTGGGCGATTCCAAAGCGATGGATGAATCGGCCATTCGAGGAATGGCGCTCTTCAAAGGAAAGGCGCGCTGCATCCTGTGTCACAATGGGCCGAATTTTACCGACAATCAATTTCATAACCTGGGCGTGCCGCAAGCGGGTCCGATGAAGGAAGATCTCGGCCGCTTTGACGTCACGAGGCAGGAGCAAGACAAAGGGGCGTTCAAGACTCCGACGTTGCGCAGCATCACCGAAACGGCTCCATACATGCACGACGGTGTCTTCAAAACGCTTGAAGAAGCACTGGATTTTCTCGACCAGGGAGGAGGGAAGAATCCCAACCTCAGCCCATTGATCAAACGGCTTGGGCTGGCGCCGGCCGAGAAGGCCGACTTGATCGCGTTCCTCAACGCACTCACCGGTGAGCCGATCAAGTTCCAGATGCCGAAATTGCCGCAGTAG
- a CDS encoding ZIP family metal transporter: protein MSQEAIPWIVGFSLLGSVGAIAGAASFLLFPKEIRDRLVPFLVSYATGALLGAALLGLLPRAIEAGGVSMSLGVVLAGLLLFFVLERLLLWRHCHHEGPCDVHGAAGHLVLMGDALHNFVDGAVIAAAFMTSIPLGIATGVAVIAHEVPQEVGDFAILLDNGFTPRRALVWNLVSGSTTIPGALLAYMGLQQLPQWTAVMLALSASSFLYIGLADLVPGLHQRIGPQTGVAQVGLILAGIGTIVLLRLAHG from the coding sequence GTGAGCCAGGAGGCGATTCCCTGGATCGTGGGGTTTTCACTGCTTGGCAGCGTCGGCGCCATTGCGGGCGCGGCGTCATTCCTGCTCTTTCCTAAAGAGATACGCGACCGCCTCGTCCCGTTTCTGGTGAGCTACGCAACCGGTGCTCTGCTCGGAGCAGCCTTGCTGGGCCTGCTCCCGCGCGCCATCGAGGCCGGCGGGGTCTCCATGAGCTTGGGCGTCGTGCTTGCCGGCTTGCTGCTCTTCTTTGTGTTGGAGCGATTGTTGTTGTGGCGGCATTGCCATCATGAGGGACCGTGTGACGTTCATGGCGCTGCCGGGCACCTGGTGCTTATGGGAGACGCCCTACACAATTTTGTCGACGGCGCGGTGATTGCTGCCGCCTTTATGACGTCGATTCCTCTGGGCATTGCTACGGGAGTGGCCGTGATCGCGCATGAGGTGCCGCAGGAGGTTGGTGATTTCGCGATCCTACTCGACAACGGATTTACCCCGCGACGGGCACTCGTGTGGAACCTGGTGTCAGGAAGCACGACGATCCCAGGAGCGTTGCTGGCATACATGGGGCTCCAGCAGCTTCCGCAATGGACTGCCGTGATGCTCGCGTTGTCGGCGTCCAGTTTTCTCTATATCGGTCTGGCCGATCTCGTGCCGGGGCTCCATCAACGAATTGGTCCCCAGACTGGCGTGGCACAAGTCGGTTTGATTCTGGCGGGGATCGGCACCATTGTCTTGCTTCGCCTGGCGCATGGATAA
- a CDS encoding sulfite oxidase yields the protein MKGRKGKDTPDMADDSISRRRMLQLAAAAAVVVGANPRGLGQLSWGAQVDAPSSNGLRTHVTRPYDAETDVAVFREWLTPNEKFFVRSHFGPPAPDAIDPARWRLSVSGLVDTPLDLTLSDLNRLEQVTITAVLQCSGNGRANQRPRVPGVQWERGAVGNARWTGVRLRDVLEQAGLDRSKAKHVQLEGADRPVSTKTPLFFRSIPMVKALHPATLVVYRMNDEPLPVLHGGPLRLVTPGWMADSWTKWLAAIRVQGHEAEGYYMQTAYRHPTAPVESGASVSGGDMVPVEEMIVKSLIVTPGEGAEVSAGPVTIAGVAWTGEARVTRVEVSMDDGRHWKPATLLGNDVPYAWRRWEYRWDAAASGPVTLLCRATDSRGDVQPERSSWNPGGFLWNGWDRVSVTVAA from the coding sequence GTGAAGGGGAGAAAGGGAAAGGACACGCCAGACATGGCCGATGACTCGATATCCAGACGTCGTATGCTGCAACTGGCGGCCGCCGCCGCGGTTGTGGTTGGCGCCAATCCCCGCGGATTAGGACAGTTGAGCTGGGGTGCGCAGGTCGATGCGCCGTCATCCAATGGTCTCCGGACACACGTGACACGGCCGTACGACGCGGAAACCGATGTTGCGGTCTTTCGCGAGTGGCTGACGCCGAACGAAAAGTTTTTCGTTCGGAGCCACTTCGGTCCGCCCGCACCGGACGCCATCGATCCGGCGCGATGGCGGCTGTCGGTGTCGGGCTTGGTGGACACGCCGCTGGATCTGACTCTCAGCGACTTGAATCGACTCGAGCAGGTCACCATCACCGCCGTCCTCCAGTGCAGCGGAAACGGGCGAGCCAATCAGCGTCCGCGTGTACCCGGTGTGCAATGGGAACGCGGGGCGGTGGGGAACGCGCGGTGGACCGGTGTGCGGCTGCGGGACGTCCTTGAGCAAGCGGGACTCGACCGGTCCAAGGCGAAGCACGTGCAACTCGAGGGAGCCGATCGTCCGGTGTCCACGAAGACGCCGCTGTTCTTTCGGAGTATTCCAATGGTGAAGGCGCTTCATCCGGCCACATTGGTCGTGTACCGTATGAATGATGAACCTCTACCCGTGCTTCATGGAGGACCGCTGCGGCTCGTTACACCCGGATGGATGGCCGACTCGTGGACGAAATGGTTGGCGGCCATTCGCGTCCAGGGGCACGAGGCGGAGGGGTATTACATGCAAACGGCCTATCGGCATCCAACCGCTCCGGTGGAATCGGGGGCCTCGGTATCGGGCGGGGACATGGTCCCGGTGGAAGAGATGATCGTCAAGTCGTTGATCGTCACGCCGGGCGAAGGAGCGGAGGTCTCTGCTGGCCCGGTGACGATCGCCGGCGTCGCATGGACGGGAGAGGCACGGGTGACGCGCGTCGAGGTGTCGATGGATGACGGGCGACATTGGAAACCAGCCACATTACTTGGCAACGACGTGCCCTATGCCTGGCGACGGTGGGAGTATCGCTGGGACGCCGCAGCGTCGGGACCTGTCACGTTGCTGTGCCGGGCGACCGACAGCCGAGGCGACGTGCAACCCGAACGATCTTCATGGAATCCAGGCGGGTTCCTCTGGAACGGGTGGGATCGAGTATCTGTGACGGTCGCGGCATGA
- a CDS encoding superoxide dismutase, translated as MSTMRLIGTSVLATVMVAGCSSYHTGKHPSKLHAKASIAGPGITGEAHLYEEYEGRIRIKLKLEGTPESKLTPGLHAIHIHETGNCEPFSSAKGHYDGNIDPQVNPDANVSPGLANHPYHLGDLQNLSVDDSRKGSLYTITSRVTLSEGLNTLFDKDGSAFIIHEYQDKYLPDPPTKDAPGGPRIACGVIVKE; from the coding sequence ATGAGTACGATGCGTCTGATCGGCACAAGCGTCTTAGCGACCGTGATGGTGGCTGGGTGCTCTTCCTATCACACGGGAAAACATCCATCGAAATTGCACGCCAAAGCCTCCATTGCGGGGCCTGGTATCACAGGTGAAGCGCACTTGTATGAGGAATACGAGGGGCGGATTCGCATCAAGCTAAAATTGGAGGGAACCCCGGAGAGCAAGCTGACTCCGGGCCTGCATGCGATCCACATCCATGAGACCGGTAACTGCGAACCGTTTTCCTCGGCCAAGGGACATTACGACGGCAATATCGACCCTCAAGTCAATCCGGACGCGAACGTGAGTCCGGGGTTGGCGAATCACCCCTATCACCTGGGAGATTTACAGAATCTCTCGGTCGACGACAGCCGCAAGGGCTCTCTCTATACCATCACCAGCCGCGTGACATTGTCCGAAGGGCTGAACACGCTCTTCGACAAGGACGGAAGCGCCTTCATCATTCATGAGTATCAGGACAAGTACTTGCCGGATCCACCGACCAAGGATGCGCCGGGAGGACCGCGGATCGCCTGCGGCGTGATCGTGAAGGAATAG